One part of the Rhodococcus oxybenzonivorans genome encodes these proteins:
- a CDS encoding 2-oxo acid dehydrogenase subunit E2, whose translation MTTTQTDTTVVLPSLGENVTEATITRWLKARGDRVEAGEPLLEVATDKVDTEVPSPAAGTLLEIVAPEDTVVEVGAAMAILGPQCSDPQDTPAPAAAPEGPAPTSLSNPAPPPASPPSAGDRVEKLPRIRRTIAKRMLESLQTSAQLTTIVEVDVTGIARLRLREKDAFLRRTGVKLSFLPFFVTAAVKALAEHPVINSSLNADCTEVTYHGAVHLGMAVDSDKGLMVPVIRDAGALRIPELANAIAVVADSVRDGTIRPDDLSGGTFTITNTGSRGALFDTPIINQPQSAILGIGTVVERVVPTRGEGGALQISVRSMAYLSLSYDHRIVDGADAAGYLAAVRRVLEGGFLPSDLQ comes from the coding sequence ATGACCACGACACAGACAGACACCACCGTGGTGTTGCCGTCGCTCGGTGAGAACGTCACCGAAGCCACGATCACCCGCTGGCTCAAGGCCCGCGGGGACCGAGTCGAGGCCGGAGAGCCGCTGCTCGAGGTGGCCACCGACAAAGTCGACACCGAGGTCCCCTCCCCTGCCGCAGGCACCCTCCTCGAAATTGTCGCCCCGGAAGACACTGTCGTCGAGGTCGGGGCGGCAATGGCCATCCTCGGCCCACAGTGCAGCGATCCCCAGGACACGCCGGCGCCCGCTGCCGCTCCAGAGGGGCCTGCACCCACATCCCTATCGAACCCGGCTCCCCCTCCAGCTTCACCGCCTTCCGCAGGTGACCGGGTGGAGAAGCTGCCCCGCATTCGGCGAACCATCGCAAAGCGCATGCTCGAATCCCTGCAGACATCAGCGCAATTGACCACGATCGTCGAAGTCGACGTCACCGGCATCGCACGTCTGCGTCTCCGGGAGAAAGATGCGTTCCTGCGCCGCACCGGGGTGAAGCTGTCTTTTCTGCCGTTCTTCGTCACCGCCGCCGTCAAAGCGCTCGCCGAGCATCCCGTGATCAATTCGTCCCTGAACGCCGACTGCACCGAGGTGACGTACCACGGGGCGGTGCACCTAGGCATGGCCGTCGACAGCGACAAGGGACTGATGGTTCCCGTCATCCGCGACGCAGGAGCATTGCGAATTCCTGAGCTCGCGAATGCAATCGCCGTCGTCGCGGACAGCGTGCGGGACGGGACGATCCGGCCCGACGACCTCTCCGGCGGCACGTTCACCATCACCAACACCGGCAGCCGCGGAGCCCTGTTCGACACCCCGATCATCAACCAGCCGCAATCGGCCATCCTCGGCATCGGAACCGTCGTCGAACGCGTCGTCCCCACGCGCGGCGAGGGCGGCGCACTCCAGATCAGCGTCCGGTCGATGGCGTACCTCTCACTGTCATACGACCACCGCATCGTCGACGGCGCCGACGCTGCCGGCTACCTCGCCGCCGTCCGTCGCGTCCTCGAAGGCGGATTTCTCCCCTCGGACCTGCAGTGA
- a CDS encoding GNAT family N-acetyltransferase has protein sequence MFVRRALGQFTPPRTARPHRRHRRELRIPRIRCRWRIRYHLDSHAGTDPSPGHPAPCTGEPGCPINLPTRPGAGLLCPGRDEPCQPHRPYRRWKCNGDGYVRIRRPDSSGSVLVPLRSWAPTGGSVTAGWTEISAVCTAPEARGRGHAARPVRTLMDRISARGERAFLHVVPAIPVQFVSTRIRGSGPVMR, from the coding sequence ATGTTTGTCAGACGCGCCCTAGGCCAGTTCACACCCCCCAGGACGGCTCGCCCCCATCGGCGCCATCGCCGAGAACTTCGAATTCCTCGGATACGCTGTCGTTGGCGCATTCGCTATCACCTGGACAGCCACGCTGGTACTGACCCATCGCCAGGTCACCCCGCACCATGCACCGGTGAACCGGGCTGTCCCATAAATCTTCCCACCCGACCCGGCGCTGGATTGCTATGCCCTGGAAGAGATGAACCGTGCCAACCGCACCGTCCATACCGGAGATGGAAATGCAATGGTGACGGATATGTCCGAATTCGTCGCCCGGACTCGTCCGGGTCCGTTCTGGTCCCGCTCCGGAGCTGGGCGCCTACCGGGGGATCCGTCACCGCGGGCTGGACCGAGATCAGCGCTGTATGCACTGCACCTGAGGCGCGCGGCCGTGGCCACGCCGCCCGTCCCGTTCGGACCCTTATGGACCGAATCTCCGCCCGCGGGGAACGTGCCTTCTTGCACGTGGTCCCAGCAATACCGGTGCAATTCGTCTCTACACGAATCAGGGGTTCCGGCCCCGTTATGAGGTGA
- a CDS encoding transposase, which produces MTRFQVLSDEQWDAIAELLPARTGRRGRPFADARSIAEDIIYRYRCGIAWRDVPQVFGP; this is translated from the coding sequence GTGACTCGGTTTCAGGTGTTGTCGGATGAACAATGGGATGCGATCGCGGAGCTGTTGCCGGCCCGTACGGGTCGGCGTGGTCGTCCGTTCGCCGATGCCCGGTCGATCGCCGAGGACATCATCTACCGGTATCGGTGCGGGATCGCCTGGCGCGACGTTCCGCAGGTGTTCGGCCCCTGA